One segment of Haloplanus natans DSM 17983 DNA contains the following:
- a CDS encoding molybdopterin-dependent oxidoreductase, translating to MAHSTPPADPDPARWTVTLTGAVANPRTVRASDLAALETVSVEVATGCEGETTAPDRWRGVRVGTVIDRARPRADASHALVRSADPEFACGFTLDRLRDALLAVSLGGDPIPTERGGPVRLLVDDADCWERVKWVSRIDVLDEPPGDADTAREQVPADG from the coding sequence ATGGCCCATTCGACCCCGCCGGCCGACCCCGATCCGGCCCGCTGGACGGTGACGCTCACCGGCGCCGTCGCCAACCCACGGACGGTGCGCGCGAGCGACCTCGCGGCGCTGGAGACGGTGTCCGTCGAGGTGGCGACCGGCTGTGAGGGGGAGACGACCGCCCCCGACCGATGGCGCGGCGTCCGCGTCGGGACGGTCATCGACCGGGCGCGCCCCCGCGCCGACGCCTCGCACGCGCTGGTGCGCTCGGCCGACCCCGAGTTCGCCTGTGGGTTCACCCTCGACCGCCTTCGGGACGCCCTGCTCGCCGTCTCACTCGGTGGCGACCCGATCCCGACCGAGCGAGGCGGTCCCGTTCGCCTCCTCGTCGACGACGCGGACTGCTGGGAGCGCGTGAAGTGGGTCTCACGGATCGACGTGCTCGACGAACCGCCGGGCGACGCCGACACCGCCCGCGAGCAGGTGCCGGCCGACGGCTAG
- a CDS encoding zinc ribbon domain-containing protein, translating to MVGSRTATAVAGLLASLLISVAAWYYFDTVLVFLLLPFLPLLWRSNRETQSVRECPTCGFSTRDPGFDYCPRDGTPLDRHRDRS from the coding sequence ATGGTCGGATCGCGGACGGCCACGGCCGTCGCCGGACTCCTCGCGAGCCTCCTGATTAGCGTCGCCGCGTGGTACTACTTCGACACCGTGCTGGTGTTTCTCCTGCTCCCGTTTCTCCCACTTCTGTGGCGATCGAATCGGGAGACGCAGTCGGTTCGGGAGTGCCCGACCTGTGGATTCAGCACACGCGATCCCGGGTTCGACTACTGTCCGCGTGACGGCACGCCGCTCGATCGCCACCGTGACCGATCGTGA
- a CDS encoding DUF7504 family protein: MGGANSGEPSESSDDSRPTATLLLGGETAEVLDVPPESTNLLVVSAARSMRDVVEEWRRRTGALPDAFGLVTYAEFERSASASATGQPSRKPLPGGNLTVTSMSDPGDLRRLGTAVTLYLDDWVDTDRETLVYVDALGPFIDANDAESTFQFLHLLVQSAVQLDANVVVGVDPSTTPDRTLNTFRPLFDRVVDATATAEFDDDELRDLLGNRRRRFVLRLLLERSTVELDQLAVRLARWENDTDEPTRSERDRAYTALASIHVPRLAEAGLVTFDRTAERVCLTDDRSADRLQQYLPTSDDE, from the coding sequence ATGGGGGGAGCGAACAGCGGCGAGCCGAGTGAGAGTAGCGACGATAGCCGACCGACTGCGACGCTGCTGTTGGGCGGCGAGACGGCCGAGGTTCTCGACGTGCCCCCCGAGTCGACGAACCTCCTCGTCGTCTCGGCGGCGCGGTCGATGCGGGATGTCGTCGAGGAGTGGCGTCGGCGCACCGGCGCCCTTCCCGACGCGTTCGGGCTGGTCACGTACGCCGAGTTCGAGCGGTCGGCGTCGGCCAGTGCGACCGGCCAGCCGTCGCGCAAACCGCTCCCCGGCGGGAATCTGACGGTTACGTCGATGTCCGATCCGGGCGACCTGCGCCGACTCGGGACGGCCGTCACGCTCTATCTCGACGACTGGGTCGACACCGACCGCGAGACGCTCGTCTACGTCGACGCTCTCGGGCCGTTTATCGACGCGAACGACGCCGAATCGACGTTCCAGTTCCTCCACCTTCTGGTACAGAGCGCCGTCCAGTTGGACGCCAACGTGGTCGTCGGCGTCGATCCGTCGACGACCCCCGACCGCACGCTCAACACGTTCCGGCCCCTGTTCGACCGGGTGGTCGACGCCACGGCAACGGCCGAATTCGACGACGACGAACTCCGTGACCTGCTCGGCAACCGCCGGCGACGGTTCGTCCTCCGGTTGCTCCTCGAACGGTCGACGGTCGAACTCGACCAGCTAGCGGTGCGACTCGCCCGTTGGGAGAACGATACCGACGAACCGACCCGATCCGAGCGTGACCGGGCGTACACCGCCTTGGCGTCCATCCACGTCCCGCGGTTGGCCGAGGCGGGGCTCGTGACGTTCGACCGGACCGCCGAACGGGTGTGCCTCACCGACGACCGGTCGGCCGACCGCCTCCAGCAGTATCTGCCCACCTCCGACGACGAGTGA
- a CDS encoding HalOD1 output domain-containing protein, protein MQNSHTDSDRHATNGGSEDDVYVVNYYETSDIELSVTVVHAVLEVTGKEPTEVNLNAVVQPDALNRIFTPKRDGTPREGGILEFELAGCRVTIHGSGEVRVDPTPE, encoded by the coding sequence ATGCAAAACTCACATACAGATTCGGATCGTCACGCGACGAACGGCGGGTCCGAAGACGACGTATACGTCGTCAACTACTACGAGACCAGCGATATCGAACTGAGTGTCACCGTCGTGCACGCGGTTCTCGAAGTGACGGGCAAGGAGCCGACGGAGGTGAACCTCAATGCGGTCGTGCAGCCGGATGCGCTGAACCGCATCTTCACCCCCAAACGCGACGGCACGCCCCGCGAAGGCGGAATCCTCGAGTTCGAACTCGCCGGCTGTCGGGTGACCATCCACGGGAGCGGCGAGGTTCGCGTCGATCCGACACCGGAGTAA
- a CDS encoding nucleotide-binding protein, protein MVEAFAVASGKGGTGKTTSTLALGMALAEEHDVTVVDADTGMANLLFHAGLDDAAVTLHDLLVDGADAAVSDAVYDRFGMKVVPCGTSLAAFRAADPERLRDVVAELAADTDVLLLDSPAALGSKSAVLPVVLADRTVIVLQPTIPALSDGLKVQEYARSYGTETAGTLFNRVRDDEGIDRIAEQADRYFGGETLGVIPESNSARAARQAGEPLLAHAPDAPASEAFREAARRLDVRDGASGDVADRFRSAVVPDEV, encoded by the coding sequence ATGGTCGAGGCGTTCGCCGTGGCGAGCGGCAAGGGTGGGACGGGGAAGACGACGAGTACGCTCGCGCTTGGCATGGCGCTCGCCGAGGAACACGACGTGACGGTCGTCGACGCCGACACCGGGATGGCTAACCTGCTCTTTCACGCCGGCCTCGACGACGCGGCGGTAACGCTCCACGACCTGTTGGTCGACGGGGCCGACGCCGCCGTCTCCGACGCCGTCTACGACCGCTTCGGGATGAAGGTCGTCCCCTGCGGGACGAGTCTAGCGGCGTTTCGGGCCGCCGACCCCGAACGGCTGCGGGACGTGGTGGCCGAACTCGCCGCCGACACGGACGTGCTCTTGCTGGACTCGCCGGCGGCGCTGGGGTCGAAAAGCGCGGTCCTCCCCGTCGTGCTCGCGGATCGGACGGTGATCGTCCTCCAGCCGACGATACCGGCGCTCTCGGACGGCCTCAAGGTCCAGGAGTACGCCCGATCGTACGGGACGGAGACGGCGGGAACGCTGTTCAACCGCGTCCGTGACGACGAGGGGATCGACCGCATCGCCGAGCAGGCGGACCGCTACTTCGGCGGCGAGACGCTGGGCGTGATCCCGGAGAGCAACAGCGCACGCGCGGCCAGACAGGCGGGCGAACCGTTGCTCGCACACGCCCCGGACGCACCCGCGTCCGAGGCGTTCCGCGAGGCGGCGAGACGACTCGACGTGCGCGACGGGGCGAGCGGGGACGTGGCCGACCGCTTCCGGAGCGCGGTCGTGCCGGACGAAGTATGA
- a CDS encoding cob(I)yrinic acid a,c-diamide adenosyltransferase gives MSEDSEPRRSPVDDDGAPAPQAPAEFGRVQVWWGDGKGKTTAALGMGFRAAGHGYRVHCLQFMKGGAASVEDVRGEYAAITQVDGFSYEHSGHYGWHGFADGSDDADHAAKARGGLERARDLIDGARDVDLSAPLPLDGDPANGVHMLILDEILYAANRGLVDPDDVVGLVESKPEGLELVCTGGHDHPDYLADRADLVSEVRKERHPIDAGQRARKGTEF, from the coding sequence ATGAGCGAGGATAGCGAGCCGCGACGATCCCCGGTCGACGACGACGGGGCGCCCGCCCCGCAGGCACCGGCCGAGTTCGGCCGCGTACAGGTGTGGTGGGGGGACGGGAAGGGCAAGACCACTGCCGCCCTCGGCATGGGCTTTCGCGCCGCCGGCCACGGCTACCGGGTGCACTGCCTGCAGTTTATGAAAGGCGGCGCGGCGAGCGTCGAAGACGTGCGCGGCGAGTACGCGGCCATCACGCAGGTCGACGGCTTCAGCTACGAACACAGCGGCCACTACGGCTGGCACGGCTTCGCCGACGGGAGCGACGACGCCGACCACGCGGCGAAGGCCCGGGGCGGCCTGGAACGCGCCCGCGACCTGATCGACGGGGCACGGGACGTGGACCTCTCGGCACCGCTTCCCCTCGACGGCGACCCCGCGAACGGCGTCCACATGTTGATCCTCGACGAAATCCTGTACGCCGCCAACCGCGGGCTCGTCGACCCCGACGACGTGGTCGGGCTCGTGGAGTCGAAACCCGAGGGGCTGGAACTCGTCTGTACCGGTGGCCACGACCACCCGGACTACCTCGCCGACCGTGCCGACCTGGTGAGCGAGGTCCGAAAGGAGCGACATCCGATCGACGCGGGACAGCGGGCGCGGAAGGGGACCGAGTTCTGA
- a CDS encoding adenosylcobinamide amidohydrolase — MFDATVRDGVCRLARTGTRWLSTGYAGGDGRAPAAYNCTVPEGWTRTDLDAYVAERLDAAGFSADGPALLTGVAQRHARRARLGPVEAVATAGVSNPAALPVDAAARTDGGHHAGTVNVVVGTTRSLAPGALPNLLTVAAEAKAATLLELAGIPGTTTDAVVAACDPAGDPARFSGSATAVGGAARACVRDAVAASLRSRHPDGEYAAEAGVVTDERAAVTRLPTSDP; from the coding sequence GTGTTCGACGCGACGGTCAGGGACGGCGTCTGTCGCCTCGCCCGCACCGGCACGCGCTGGCTCTCGACCGGGTACGCGGGCGGCGACGGTCGCGCCCCCGCGGCCTACAACTGCACCGTCCCCGAGGGCTGGACGCGGACCGACCTCGACGCCTACGTCGCCGAACGGCTCGACGCCGCGGGTTTTTCCGCCGACGGCCCCGCGCTCCTGACCGGCGTCGCCCAGCGGCACGCCCGCCGGGCGCGACTCGGCCCCGTCGAAGCCGTCGCCACGGCTGGCGTGTCGAATCCCGCCGCCCTCCCGGTCGACGCGGCGGCGCGGACGGACGGCGGGCATCACGCCGGCACCGTCAACGTCGTCGTGGGCACCACCCGCTCGCTCGCGCCCGGAGCGCTCCCGAACCTCCTGACCGTCGCGGCCGAGGCGAAGGCGGCGACCCTGCTCGAACTCGCCGGCATCCCCGGGACGACGACGGACGCCGTCGTCGCCGCCTGTGACCCCGCGGGCGACCCCGCCCGCTTTTCGGGGAGCGCGACGGCCGTCGGCGGGGCCGCCCGCGCCTGCGTCCGCGACGCCGTCGCCGCCAGCCTCCGCTCGCGACACCCCGACGGCGAGTACGCCGCCGAGGCGGGCGTCGTCACCGACGAACGAGCGGCGGTGACACGGCTTCCCACATCGGACCCTTGA
- a CDS encoding threonine-phosphate decarboxylase codes for MDPDAVADVTRVPHGGASDATLLDFSANTNPERPQGVVSVYESAYAAATRYPEDDYCEYRTAAGEYLGCEPLNVVPTAGGIEALRLAFGVTLDTGDDALLPEPGFGEYDREVRLQGATPNFVAHDRILETDPAPYDVVVVCNPNNPTGVGYRRADLVAYAQECRRAETTLIVDEAFLDFTDYRTLAGEPGVVVVRSLTKVFGLPGLRMGLAVATGGLHERLEVARPAWGLSTPAADVGAYCLRQTKFVAETRDRVRTERARVADRLRDSFEVYPSEAPFLLLGVHDRSVSDVIDEARRDGIVVRDATTFRSLDAHIRVAIRRRHENDRLLDALL; via the coding sequence ATGGACCCTGACGCCGTGGCCGACGTGACACGCGTGCCACATGGGGGGGCGTCGGACGCAACCCTGTTGGACTTCAGCGCCAACACCAATCCGGAACGACCGCAGGGGGTGGTGAGCGTCTACGAATCGGCGTACGCCGCCGCGACGCGGTATCCGGAGGACGACTACTGCGAGTATCGGACCGCGGCGGGGGAGTATCTGGGCTGTGAACCGCTGAACGTCGTACCCACGGCCGGCGGCATCGAGGCGCTCCGACTCGCCTTCGGCGTGACGCTCGACACCGGCGACGACGCCCTCCTCCCCGAACCGGGGTTCGGCGAGTACGACCGCGAGGTACGGCTACAGGGCGCCACGCCGAACTTCGTCGCCCACGACCGCATCCTGGAAACCGACCCGGCGCCGTACGACGTCGTCGTCGTCTGCAACCCGAACAACCCGACCGGAGTCGGCTATCGCCGCGCGGACCTCGTGGCCTACGCCCAGGAGTGCCGACGCGCCGAAACGACCCTGATCGTCGACGAGGCGTTCCTCGATTTCACCGACTACCGAACGCTCGCGGGCGAACCCGGCGTCGTCGTCGTGCGGTCGCTGACCAAGGTGTTCGGGCTGCCGGGTCTTCGGATGGGACTGGCCGTCGCGACGGGCGGTCTGCACGAACGCCTCGAAGTCGCCCGGCCGGCGTGGGGACTCTCGACGCCCGCGGCCGACGTGGGCGCCTACTGTCTGCGGCAGACGAAGTTCGTCGCCGAGACGCGCGACCGGGTGCGCACGGAACGCGCCCGCGTCGCCGACCGCCTGCGCGACTCGTTCGAGGTGTACCCCTCCGAGGCACCGTTTCTCCTCCTCGGCGTCCACGATCGGTCGGTGAGCGACGTGATCGACGAAGCCCGACGCGACGGCATCGTCGTCCGCGACGCGACGACGTTCCGCTCCCTCGACGCCCACATCCGCGTCGCCATCCGTCGCCGTCACGAGAACGACCGGCTGCTCGACGCCCTGCTGTGA
- a CDS encoding nicotinate-nucleotide--dimethylbenzimidazole phosphoribosyltransferase encodes MTRFVLVAGTTETARIEGISAAGADPALVAHTPSADAELIEYGHLVRAPAVPVSPTGCPTPAAVTRAVREQVGFETLVVDAGLAEPTGAPTVDVGAKPGRDVREADPVPTAPGAWVAARELGHALPDDELVIGETIPGGTTTALGVCRALGVGEAPRAPREDGDAVTVPVSSSLPENPRDLKRRVVDDGFAASDLDPGDAAYRPKLAVRFLGDPTLAVVAGLVAGALESGTDVVLGGGTQMLAAAALVRHAGVADPLTVATTTYVAAETDLRAAAAGLDCELVVTDPGFAGRDDPLARYAAGEAKEGAGMGGALYLADRSGSLGAVADGTLEVVERVNDSYGP; translated from the coding sequence GTGACCAGGTTCGTCCTCGTCGCGGGGACGACGGAGACGGCGCGGATCGAGGGGATCAGCGCCGCGGGCGCCGACCCCGCCCTGGTGGCACACACCCCGAGCGCCGACGCCGAACTGATCGAGTACGGCCACCTCGTTCGCGCGCCCGCCGTCCCCGTGAGCCCGACGGGCTGTCCGACGCCCGCGGCCGTCACGCGCGCCGTCCGCGAGCAGGTGGGGTTCGAGACGCTCGTCGTCGACGCCGGCCTCGCCGAACCGACCGGCGCGCCGACCGTCGACGTGGGCGCAAAGCCCGGCCGGGACGTACGGGAAGCCGATCCGGTGCCGACCGCGCCGGGTGCCTGGGTCGCCGCCCGCGAACTGGGACACGCGCTCCCCGACGACGAACTCGTGATCGGGGAGACGATTCCCGGCGGCACTACGACGGCACTCGGCGTCTGCCGGGCGCTCGGGGTCGGCGAGGCGCCACGGGCGCCTCGGGAAGACGGCGACGCCGTCACCGTTCCCGTCTCCTCGTCGCTCCCGGAGAACCCGCGCGACCTGAAACGGCGGGTGGTCGACGACGGGTTCGCGGCGAGCGACCTCGACCCGGGCGACGCCGCCTACCGCCCGAAACTCGCCGTGCGCTTTCTCGGTGACCCGACACTCGCCGTCGTCGCCGGCCTCGTCGCCGGGGCGCTGGAGTCGGGGACCGACGTGGTCCTCGGCGGCGGGACGCAGATGCTCGCCGCCGCCGCGCTGGTCCGACACGCGGGTGTCGCGGACCCGTTGACCGTCGCCACGACGACGTACGTCGCCGCCGAAACCGATCTGAGGGCGGCCGCGGCCGGCCTCGACTGCGAACTCGTCGTCACCGATCCCGGCTTTGCGGGGCGGGACGACCCCCTCGCCCGCTACGCGGCGGGCGAGGCGAAGGAGGGGGCGGGCATGGGCGGCGCGCTCTATCTGGCGGATCGGTCGGGGTCGCTCGGCGCCGTCGCGGACGGAACGCTTGAGGTTGTGGAGCGTGTGAACGATTCGTATGGACCCTGA
- a CDS encoding NTP transferase domain-containing protein, producing the protein MCGGRGTRLGRSEKPLVEVTGTAMVDRVCEALLASRGDDVYAAVSPHTPRTRAHLDPSAVTVFETPGEGYVADLTAALERVGRPALTVAADLPLLTPGTVNRVLDAAADAEGSLTVAVPVALKRRLGASVDSTVGDGSLAPTGVNVVAGTDDDIYVSDDTRLAVNVNRPRDLWVAEALS; encoded by the coding sequence ATGTGTGGCGGGCGGGGGACGCGGCTGGGACGGAGCGAAAAGCCGCTGGTCGAGGTGACCGGGACGGCGATGGTCGACCGGGTGTGTGAGGCCCTCCTCGCGAGCCGCGGCGACGACGTCTACGCCGCCGTCTCGCCGCATACACCGAGGACGCGCGCGCACCTCGACCCGTCGGCCGTGACCGTCTTCGAGACGCCCGGGGAGGGGTACGTGGCCGACCTGACCGCGGCGCTGGAGCGGGTCGGCCGTCCGGCGCTGACCGTCGCCGCCGACCTCCCCCTGCTCACGCCCGGCACCGTGAACCGCGTCCTCGACGCGGCGGCCGACGCCGAGGGATCGCTCACCGTCGCCGTCCCCGTCGCCCTAAAGCGCAGACTGGGCGCGAGCGTCGATTCGACCGTCGGGGACGGCTCGCTCGCCCCCACCGGCGTCAACGTCGTCGCCGGAACCGACGACGACATATACGTCAGCGACGACACGCGACTCGCCGTGAACGTGAACCGACCGCGGGATCTGTGGGTTGCGGAGGCGCTGTCGTGA
- the cobS gene encoding adenosylcobinamide-GDP ribazoletransferase → MLTAVRGALAFLTRLPVGGGEAGWDAFRRTPAAFVVAGYVVGGLAALPLLLPVPVSTAAALYLATLYLVTGVTHVDGLADCGDAAAAHGADDRRSALKDSRIGVGGLLVVGLALLALAFGALGVAGAGPRIAARLILASEVSAKVGMATLAALGTPGHEGLGSAVVGESNGAALLPVVVAAAPAALLAPAGATPALVVTLLAGPAVALPVGRWATAHLGGVTGDALGAANELARVVALHAGVVAWTLW, encoded by the coding sequence GTGTTGACCGCCGTCCGCGGCGCCCTCGCCTTCCTGACGCGCCTGCCCGTCGGCGGCGGCGAGGCGGGCTGGGACGCCTTCCGTCGGACGCCCGCCGCGTTCGTCGTCGCCGGCTACGTCGTCGGCGGCCTCGCCGCGCTCCCCCTCCTCCTTCCCGTCCCCGTCTCGACGGCGGCGGCCCTGTATCTCGCGACGCTCTATCTCGTCACCGGCGTCACCCACGTCGACGGCCTCGCGGACTGTGGTGACGCCGCGGCGGCCCACGGGGCCGACGACCGGCGCTCGGCCCTGAAGGACTCCCGGATCGGCGTCGGCGGCCTCCTGGTGGTCGGCCTCGCCCTCCTCGCTCTCGCGTTCGGCGCCCTCGGCGTCGCCGGCGCCGGCCCCCGGATCGCCGCCCGACTGATCCTCGCGAGCGAGGTGAGCGCCAAAGTCGGCATGGCGACGCTCGCCGCCCTCGGGACGCCGGGCCACGAGGGCCTCGGCTCGGCCGTCGTCGGCGAGTCCAACGGCGCCGCCCTCCTGCCAGTCGTCGTCGCCGCCGCCCCCGCCGCGCTCCTCGCGCCGGCCGGGGCCACGCCGGCGCTCGTCGTCACGCTCCTGGCCGGCCCGGCCGTCGCGCTCCCCGTCGGCCGCTGGGCGACGGCCCACCTCGGCGGCGTCACCGGCGACGCGCTCGGCGCCGCGAACGAACTCGCCCGCGTCGTCGCGCTCCACGCGGGGGTGGTCGCGTGGACGCTCTGGTGA